The proteins below come from a single Malus domestica chromosome 03, GDT2T_hap1 genomic window:
- the LOC103414566 gene encoding uncharacterized protein, producing the protein MFSAARILLPVSLSVLVLIYKYFRSGRESEPSEGAVLNRIRNGDPALLEVIRNLDPAFPSEFSGSVDGPLNPPSVPSPAPGSSENRSGSNLTLAASSAAQSQVSASKGLQKKKSLVKAGHYQKKESSIPQPRHGDNTGVRKEQEIKQESISLSAEAAAAQEACENWRLRGNQAYKNGDMSKAEDCYTQGVNCVSTNVTSRSSLRALMLCYSNRAATRMALGRIRDALGDCMMATAIDPNFLKVQVRASKCYLALGEVEDASQHFRRCLQLANDICLDRKIAKEASDGLQKAQKVSECLNDSDELLLSKTSTNAEHAIQLIDEGLVISPSSEKLLEMKAEALFAVRRHEEVIELCEQTLSSMEKNNLPAGDQVSADCSELSKYFYFRLWRCRMIFKSYFYLGKLEEGLATLDKHEEKMSTSYRNWRTTLQSSEPLVLVVRELLSHKVAGNEAFQAGRHTEAVEHYTTALCCNVESRPFTAVCFCNRAAAYKALGRITDAIADCSLAIALDGNHLKAISGRATLYKMIRDYGEAAKDLRRLVSILTKQEEEKTYLCGTSDRSISGTNVLRQARLHLSKIEEKDRKDIPLDMYLILGVEPSVSASEIKKAYRKAALRHHPDKAGPFFSRSDNGCWKEIAEEVHKDAHRLFKMIGEAHAVLSDPTKRARYGTEEEMRNAQKKRSGSSTS; encoded by the exons ATGTTTTCAGCGGCGCGTATCCTCCTACCGGTGTCACTGTCAGTGCTGGTCTTAATTTATAAGTACTTCAGATCCGGACGGGAATCGGAACCTTCTGAAGGCGCCGTGCTCAATAGGATTAGGAATGGCGACCCTGCCCTCCTCGAAGTGATTCGGAACTTGGACCCTGCTTTCCCTTCGGAATTTTCTGGAAGCGTCGACGGTCCTCTAAATCCGCCGTCTGTTCCGTCTCCTGCGCCGGGAAGTTCAGAAAATAGAAGTGGGTCTAACCTCACCTTAGCTGCCTCTTCCGCTGCTCAAAGTCAAGTATCTGCGTCAAAAGGcctccagaaaaagaaaagtctGGTAAAGGCTGGACATTATCAGAAAAAAGAGTCATCTATCCCACAACCCAGGCATGGAGATAATACCGGAGTGCGTAAGGAACAGGAGATAAAGCAAGAATCTATTTCTTTGTCTGCTGAAGCAGCTGCAGCTCAGGAAGCATGTGAAAATTGGCGACTAAG GGGAAACCAAGCGTACAAAAATGGGGATATGTCTAAAGCTGAGGACTGCTACACACAAGGAGTGAATTGCGTTTCTACAAATGTGACATCTAGAAGCTCTCTTAGGGCATTGATGCTGTGCTATAGCAACCGTGCAGCAACACGTATGGCTCTTGGAAGAATAAGAGATGCACTTGGGGACTGTATGATGGCTACTGCAATTGATCCCAACTTCCTCAAAGTGCAGGTTAGAGCTTCCAA ATGTTATCTTGCTCTTGGGGAAGTTGAAGATGCTTCACAACATTTTAGGAGGTGCCTGCAATTAGCAAATGATATCTGTTTGGACCGAAAGATTGCAAAAGAAGCTTCTGATGGCTTACAAAAAGCACAG AAAGTGTCTGAATGCCTGAATGATTCTGATGAACTTTTGCTATCGAAAACATCTACTAATGCCGAGCATGCTATACAACTTATTGATGAAGGTTTGGTAATAAGTCCTAGCTCAGAAAAATTACTTGAAATGAAAGCAGAGGCTCTTTTTGCG GTGCGGAGGCATGAAGAGGTGATTGAGCTGTGCGAGCAGACCCTGAGTTCTATGGAAAAGAACAACCTTCCAGCAGGTGACCAGGTCTCTGCAGATTGTTCCGAACTCTCAAAGTACTTTTACTTCAGACTCTGGCGGTGCCGTATGATTTTTAAATCCTATTTTTATCTTGGAAAACTAGAGGAGGGTCTTGCTACACTAGATAAACATGAGGAAAAGATGTCTACCTCATATAG GAATTGGAGAACAACTCTGCAATCATCAGAACCCCTTGTTCTCGTTGTACGTGAACTTCTGTCTCATAAG GTTGCAGGGAATGAAGCATTTCAGGCTGGAAGACATACTGAAGCTGTTGAGCATTATACTACTGCTTTGTGCTGCAATGTTGAATCACGTCCATTTACAGCTGTTTGTTTTTGCAATCGTGCTGCTGCATACAAAGCATTGGGCCGGATTACTGATGCTATTGCTGATTGCAGTTTAGCTATAGCTCTTGATGGAAATCATCTAAAG GCTATTTCTGGACGAGCCACATTATACAAGATGATCAGAGATTATGGAGAAGCCGCTAAAGATCTTCGGAGACTGGTATCTATTCTCACTAAGCAGGAAGAGGAAAAAACTTATCTGTGTGGAACATCTGACAGATCCATTAGCGGCACAAATGTCTTGAGACAAGCTCGTCTTCATCTTTctaaaatagaagaaaaagacAGAAAGGACATCCCCTTGGATATGTACCTTATTCT GGGAGTTGAACCATCTGTTTCGGCATCAGAAATCAAGAAGGCCTATCGGAAAGCTGCACTTCGACATCATCCTGACAAG GCTGGTCCATTCTTTTCAAGGAGCGATAATGGGTGTTGGAAGGAGATAGCAGAAGAAGTGCACAAGGATGCTCACAGgctttttaaaatgattggGGAGGCACATGCAGTACTTTCAGACCCAACCAAG CGTGCAAGGTATGGCACCGAAGAGGAGATGAGGAATGCACAAAAGAAACGCAGTGGAAGCAGCACATCTTGA